A stretch of DNA from Gymnodinialimonas sp. 57CJ19:
TCACGAGTGTCGCCGGGAAAGAGGTCGGGAAACAGATCTTCGAAATCGGCTTGGCACAGCATCATGGCGTGGGTCCTTTTCTGATCGAGGCTGGAATCCAAAGGGGTGCCGTGCCGCCAGTGGCTGGCAGCACGGTCGGCGTGAGATCGACGCAGCGGATCAGTGCGCCCGCAGATCGCCTTTGGTCGGAACCATTTTCAGCTCATCGTCACTGAACCCGTAGACGATGCTGTGGATTTCTCCGCGGTTGATCCCGATATCGCGCAGGATCTTGTCATCCATGGCGCGCAGTTCTTCGATCATGCGACGACGGTGGATGTTGCGCACACGGGCGCGGTACCAGTTGCCAAGCACCTGACCCAGACGGGACCCACGATTGCGTGGATTTTGGGATAGATAGTCGTTGTAGTGGACGGGATGAGTTTGCATGCCGATCTCCAATTCGAGGGTATGAGATACCGCAAACGGACCCGCGGGACTCTGGCATCGGACTGTCAAAAGCCACGAAAACAGAGATCAGCACAGGTGCGATCGTCGGTAAGAACAGGGAAGTCGAATGAAGCCCCGAGACGTGAGCCCGCACGGATGCAGGCGCCGCCCGGGGTTACGGGCGGTTCAGCAGATTTCCTGCGGAGAGCAGGAACCTCCTATGGCGCATGTACAACATCATGCTCCCTATATGGCCCTTACGGCGCACGCTTGTAAGCCTCTGGGCACGGGTGCGGCATTATGGCCAGCTTGTGCTCTGCTGCTGGGCAAGGCGGCGTAGCCCCGCGATCAGAGAAGGCGCGTGCGCTTAGGCACCGAAAGCCCGGACTTTGATAAATTAGCGCGTGAAGATGGGCACGATCCATGCCGCACCGGTGCCGTTGGCTGCACGCATCGCCCCCCTCCCATGCGGTAATCGCGCCCCGTGGCCGCGCGGCCGCCGTCGGCGTTTCGCAAACGCGATCACTCCTTTGACGAAGTGGATGACTTCGCGGGCTCGGCGGGGTTTCTGGAAGGCCAGGGGCCGAGCACATCTGATTGGCTCGACACCCTTGCGCTTTGCGGCGCGGCCGCACGCCCGTCGACGCGCGACCTCGCCCACTTGGCTCAGGGGTAGTGGACACCGCCTTCTGCACGCAGGACCTCTCGGCCATCTTCGGGTAGGGGGATGAACTCTTCCTCATCGCCCGGTACGGACTCGAACCGGCCTCGGCGCCATTCCTCTTTGGCCTGCTCAATGCGTTCGGGCCGTGAGGACACGAAATTCCACCAGATGTAGCGTGGGCCTTCCATGGGGGCGCCGCCAAAGAGCATGAACCGGGCATGGTCGCCCGTGCCATCGTCCACGCCCGTCACGACGATCTGGTCACCGGGATGCAGAACCAGAAGCTGGCCGGGCTCGAAGGTGCGGCCCCCGACCTCGATCTTGCCTCGGATCGTATAGAGCGCCCGCTCCTCCGTGGTGGCCTCGATCGGCGCGCGGGCACCGGGGGCGAGGCCCACGTCGGCATAAAGCGTGTCGGAGGCCGTCTTGAGCGGCGAGGACGCGCCAAAGGCCTGGCCCGCGATCATCCGGGCGGTCAAACCCTCGGCCTCGACCGTCGGGAGATCGGTCTTGCCGTGGTGCATGAAGGCGGGGTCGGATTCCTCTTCATCCTCGGGCAGGGCCATCCAGGTTTGCAATCCGAACAGGCGCTGGCCCGTCGCAAGCCTTTCCGGGGAAGTACGCTCGGAATGAACGATCCCCTTGCCGGCCTTCATCCAGTTCACCGCGCCCGGCTCGATCGCCAGATCCGAGCCGAGGCTGTCGCGATGGTAGATCTGACCTTCAAACAGATAGGTCAGCGTTGCGAGATTGATATGGGGGTGCGGGCGCACGTCGATGCCCTGATCGGTCAGAAATTCGGCCGGTCCCATTTGATCGAAAAAGATGAACGGCCCCACCATCTGCCGTTTCTTCGAAGGCAACGCGCGGCGGACCTCCATTTCTCCGAGGTCCACGGCACGGGGCACGATCAGGGTCTCGACCGCATCGACGCTCGCCGCGTCGCCGGGGACAGGATCGGGGCAGGGGCTCCAGCTCATATGATATCTCCTTGGTTTGACCGAATGGGGCGCGGGTGGCGCCTAAAGAACGTCCTGCCATTCGGGATGTTTGGCAATCTGTGCTTTTGCGAAGGGGCAGAGCGGCACGATCTTGCGCCCCTCTGCACGGGCGTCCTCGACACTGCGTTTCACCAATGCCTGACCGACGCCACGCCCCCCAAGCGCGGCAGGGACGCCGGTGTGGTTGATGATGATCGAGGCGTCGCCAAGCCGCGAGTATGTCAGCTCGGCCTCGTGGCCATCGACAACGGCCGCGTAGCGCCCCTTGGTCTCGCCTTCGTCGCGGGTAATCTTGATCTCTTCGCTCATGTTCGTCTCCGTCACGGGCCGGTGTTCAGATGCTTGCGCAGCCATGTTGCTTCTTGCTCGATGATGCCATGGCCTGCACCGGGAATGATCATTGTTTCGACGTTGGCCCCCATTTCTTGCAACTTGCGTTCGCTCTGTTGCACGCGAGCAAGAGGTATATGCGGGTCCCGTTCGTGGCAGCCAATCAGGACTGGCACCCCGTCGAGGCGGCCGGCGTAGTCGAACTGCTTGGGGCGATGCCCGTAAAGGGCCTCTGACCCGGGTTCTGCCGTGTCCTGGGTGCCGACCAACCCGCCCGATAGCGCCGCCACGGCCCGGAACGGACGCGCCAGCCGTGCAGCGGCTTCAAGCGCCAGACACGCACCCTGCGAGAACCCCATGAGCACGATCTGCCCTGCCGTGACGCCTTCGGCACTCAGCGAGTCCAACACCGCTTCAACCACGCTCAACCCGCTGCCGAGGCCCGGTTCATTGGCATCCAATGGCGCCAGAAATGAGTCTGGCCACCACGAATGGCCTGCCGCCGTGGTGGCCACGACGGCAAGGTCTGGAAGGCCCAGATGCTCGGCCAGTCCCACCATATCGGCAGGCTGGCCGCCGCGCCCGTGCAGCATCACCGCAACCGCCGAGGCCCGCGAGAGAGGCGCACCGGTTGTCACCAGCCGCTGCCCTGCGTGCGGACCGTGCCCGCCCGTTTCCAAGCCGATTCCGGTGCTCATGACGGCACCTTGATCGGTGGCAGGATCTGTTCGATACGGGCACGCGCGCTTTCGTATTTTTCAGGCAATTTCAAGGACTCGCCCAGGTGGTCGAAGTCCTCATCGACGGCGAAACCTGGTGGATCGGTCGCGATCTCGAACAGGACGCCGCCCGGGGTGCGGAAGTAGATCGCGTCGAAGTATTGACGGTCGATCACCGGCGTTACCTCTTGCCCGATGGCCGAGAGCCGCTCGCGCCAGGCGCGCTGCTCCTCTCCATCGCGGGCGCGGAAGGCCACGTGATGGATCGTGCCAGCCCCCGGACGCCCGATGGAGGCCGCGTTCGATGTCAGCAGATCCACCGCCGAGCCGCGCTCGGGGTCGGTGGAGCGGTAGCGTCGGCGCGTCTCGGTGCCGCCGGTGCCGCCCGTGGCGCTTTCCTCGTCAGCCTCATGCACGTAACCCATGGCCTCCAGCACCGAAGCAGTCCCGGCGATGTCTTTCAGCCAGAGGGTGACGGAGTGGAAACCTTCATCGCGCGCGCCGCCCTCGATCAATTCGACCCGCAGCCCGTCTGGGTCCTTCAGCGCGATGGCGCGTTCACCAAAGCGATCGAACGGGCCTTCGAAATCGACGGCAGCCTCCGCCAGCTCGCCCATGCGCTTGTCCAGATCCGCCACGGCATAGGCCACGGCCGAGGCCATGCCCGCGCCCGCGCGGCCGGGGCCCGCATCGACGAAGGGGAAGAAGGTCATGATCGAGCCGGGCGCGGCATCGGCGTCGCCGTAGTACAGGTGATAGGTGCCGGGATCGTCGAAGTTTACCGTGCGCTTGACGAACCGCTGGCCGAGCGTCCCAACCCAGAAATCGAGGTTCTCCTGCGGCGGGCCCGAGATCGCGGTGACATGGTGGAGGCCGGGGATGGCCTTGGTGTCTGAACTGGACATGGATGGCTCCTCTTTCATCGGCGCACGAGGCTTGGATGCCGCGTGGTGCCGTTGTGTTTTGCTACTGGGGTCCTATGTAGATCGGCAGGCACCTATTGAAAGTAGTTACCAAATGGAAACCACATTGAAGTCGGCCCAAGTCACTGAAAACGCACTGAGTTGTCCGTCCGATGCCCTGCTCAGAAAGCTCTGGGGACAGTGGAAGACCCATGTGATCTACGTGCTCGGCACGCATCATTCCTGTCGCTTTGGCGTTCTGAAACGCACCATTGCGGGCATTTCGCCCAAGATCTTGACCCAACGGCTGCGCGAGTTGGAGGCCGACGGTCTGGTCTGGCGCGAGCAGGAGAACACGATCCCGCCCAAGGTCACCTACGGGCTTACCGAGGCGGGCCGCGCGATCCACGACGTCCTGAAGCAATTCGACCCGATCGCAGACAGCCTTCAAGGCGGCAACAGTGCTCCGCGCCCCTAGTTATGTTGTGCCGAGATTGGAATTGACCGGCAGGTAGCGATGCCGATTGACGGTATCTCATTGGCTTGCGGCAAGTCGGACCATCAGGCCTGAAACCCATGCGGGGACAAGTCCCTAGCAAGAGCGCTTGGCGCGAAGCCAAGGCTGAAGGAACGATTTTCGGGTCTCGACCCAGCGTCAATCTAGACACGGCACCGGACAATAACTTCTATGCCGGGCGAAGGAGACTATCGTGACCGAACCAAGCAAAGCTGAAATAATAGACATCGTAAGCAAACGTTCCAAAGACCGGATCAAAGGCAGCGTCCGGCTGGAGATGCCGGGTACGGTGACGCTTTATGTGGACGAAACAGGCGCTGTAGAGAGCGATCAGGCCGCTGACATAACTCTGACGGCTGACGCCCAGGTGTTCTATGACATCGCGATGGGGACCAAGAACCCTGCAAAAGCGTTCATGCTGCGCCAGTTGAAGGTCGACGGAAATCCGATGAAGGCGCTCAAGATCGGGGAAATCCTGAGCGCGGCAGATTAAGCTCAAGCTGTCCCGCAAGGTTTGATCAGGACGCGCACGGCAGGTGTGGCTGATCTGACGCGCCGGTGCGGGTGGGACGCCCCGGCAAGGGGATCTCGACTTCATGCGCCCGCAAGATGGGCGCGCTACCGATGGTGTTGGTGGCGGTGCGGGACGGGACAGGCGACAGCGTCGTGGGGCAGGCTGCTTTGCCCCTGATGGCTGACGTTTGCAGCGACCCCGCTTTGCGCCAAGAAGGTTGCGTTCGCCGGAGAATGATCTGAACGACGGCTCGGTTTAACTCCGATGCGCGCGCAGCGCTTCCGGGACCGCGATCAGCAACAACGTTGTCGCCGCGATCACAAACAGCCAGCTACCGAGCCCTTGAAACAGAAGCGCGCCCACGATCCCTCCGAAGGCGAAGCTGGCAAGGGTCAGGCTATGCAAGGCCAGCTTAGGTACGGCGTCACTGCGGCTTTCTTTGTCGCCCACAAGCGCGGCCAATCCGATCCCGATGTCCGTCGCCATGCCGGACACATGGGTCGTTCTGACCCGCGCCCGAGATATCATTGTCGTCACGGCGTTTTGCAGGCCCATGATGAAGCTGAGCACGATAACCAACAAGGTTTCATCCAGATGAACGACCGATCGCAACAGGGCCACGCTCAGCAGCAACAAGAGCGCGGCCTCAGCGGTTATTGCGAGGGCATAAATCGACCGCAGGTTTCGTTTCTCCCCGGCCTGAATGGCCAGTGCCGCAATGCCCGCGCCGCCGATAAACGCTGCCACAAGCCCGAGGAATGACACAGATATCGCGATTGCACCGTTGGCCAGGGTGTCGGCGAAGGCCGAAATATTGCCCGTCATATTTGCGGTGAACGACCCCGCAATCAGGAACCCCACGGCATTCAGTGCACCCGCAATGGCTGAAAGAAGGCCCGCGAGCACCAGATCAATGCTGGCGGTCCGGTCATCGCCCACCTTGATCAGCATTTCACGTCTTGCTCCGGTTTGGTTTGCACCATGGGTTTAGCGGCGCGGCCGAGATGCGGTAAAGGTGGCATCATGTCGTTGGAGATGTGGCTTGATCCGCTTGTCCGAAGGGCGCTGTCCGATACCAAGAACGATCCAGCAGGGTGAAAACCTCGGACACGATCGGGTCGTTTTTGCGTTGATCGAGGGCGATAAAGCAAAGGCAGGCGGGGACGGAAACATTGGCGCAAACGGCAAGGCCGAAGGATTGCTTTTGGTGCAGCGCGATGGATTCCCGGCAAAGGCTCAACCCGATGCCGGATCGGACCATTTCCAGCATCGAGGCCTCTTGATCCACCAAAGCCACCACATTCTGCGGCTTGGCGGTGCCATCAAACACCTTGGCCAACAGGCGATGGTGGACCGAGGTTTGCGGCGTGCCAATCCAAGGCAACGTCGCCAGCCTCGACCAATCGGCGTTTTCGACTTGGTTCTGCCACCCCGCCGGGGCGATGACGCGGTAGCTGAAGTCTGCCAGCTTGATCGCGTGAATAGGAGCATCGGAGGTGGTCCCGATCTGGGCCATGTCATCGGGCCCACAAAGGTAAAAACCCGCGTCCACACGCCCCTGTTTCACCCATTTCAGCACATCGCCGCTTACCCCATGGATCAGCTCTGTTTCAATCCTTGGATGATCGCTACGCAGTTGCGCCAACAAACGCCCCAGCCGGATGAATTCGGGGTCCACAATCGTCCCGAGGGTCATTTTCCCGCTGACTTGCCCCACGCGCTGGCGGGCGCTGCGGCGGAACTCACCCATGGCGGTCAGGACTTGCTCGGCCTTGCTCAGCATCGCCGCGCCGTCGTGGGTGATCTTCAACCCGCTGGCCGTGCGGGTGAACAGGGCGATCCCGGTTTCCTCGCTTAACCGTTTGATCTGGTGGCTGATGGCGGGCTGGGTCAGGTTCAACACCTCTGCCGCGCGGGACACGCTGCCTTCTCGGGCGACGGTCACGAAGGCCAAGATGGTGTTACGGTTGGAAAATCTATCCATATAAAAAGAACTAATATAGCTATGTGAGAATTGTCATTAGATTCCTGGGTCAAAGATCAGCAAGGGTCACGGTCAATCAAGGACGAGAGCGGACAGGATGCGCAGATGACGGATGGGGATAGCCACTTCGATTACATCGTGGTCGGGGCGGGGTCGGCGGGGTGCTTGCTGGCCAATCGCCTCAGCGCGGACCCGTCGCGTCGGGTGCTGCTGCTGGAGGCCGGAAAACCCGATCGTTACGCGTGGATACATATCCCCGTGGGCTACCTCTACTGCATCGGCAATCCGCGCGCCGATTGGATGTACAAAACGCAGCCTGCCAAGGGGCTGAACGGGCGCAGTTTGCTGTACCCTCGGGGCAAGACCTTGGGGGGATGTTCGTCGATAAACGGTATGATCTACATGCGCGGACAGGCGCGTGATTACGACAATTGGGCCGAATTGACCGGCGAGGCGGCTTGGAACTGGGAAAACTCTCTCAATGATTTCAAGGCGCACGAGGATCACTACAAACTGGACGAGGGCGCAGACCCGGCGACGGGCGACAACAGTCGGTTCTCGGATATGCACGGCCACGGCGGAGAGTGGCGGATCGAGAAGCAGCGCCTGCGGTGGGACGTGTTGGACAGTTTCTCGGACGCCGCAAACGAAGCGGGCATTCCCAAGACCGAGGACTTCAACACCGGCGATAATACCGGCGTCGGCTACTTTGATGTCAACCAACGCTCGGGCTGGCGTTGGAGCACGGCCAAGGCCTTTCTGCGACCCGCAACGTCGCGGCCTAACCTGACGGTCTGGACCGAAGCGCAGGTGGAGAAGCTGACCTTCGCCAAGGCCGACAGCGGGCAAACGCGCTGCACCGGCGCGGTCGTTAACCGTAAAGGCACCCCCGTCACGGTTCGCGCCACGCAAGAGGTGATCTTGTCGGCGGGTGCGGTGAATTCGCCTCAGATCCTGCAACTCTCGGGCATCGGCCCGGCAGGTTTGCTGCGCGACCATGGCATCGACGTGGTAAAGGACACGCCTTGCGTCGGCGAGAACCTGCAAGACCATTTGCAAATCCGCGCCGTGTATAAGGTCAAGGGCACCAAGACCCTGAATACGCTGGCAAGTTCCCTGTTCGGCAAGGCCAAGATCGGTCTGGAATATGCCCTGAAGCGCACCGGCCCGATGAGCATGTCCCCCAGCCAGTTGGGGGCCTTTGCGCGGTCTGACCCAAGCCGCCCCCACGCGAACCTGCAATACCACGTCCAACCCCTGAGCCTTGAGGCTTTCGGAGAGGATTTGCATGATTTCCCGGCCATCACCGTCAGCGTTTGCAATCTGAACCCCACCAGCCGGGGGCATGTGCGCATCGCTTCCCCCGACTTCCGCGACGCGCCGAAAATCTCGCCCAATTACCTTGATACGGACGAGGATCGGAAAGTTGCGGCTGACAGCCTGCGGCAGGTGCGTCAGATCATGGATCAGCCCGCGATGGAGCTTTATGCGCCGGAAGAGTTCAAACCCGGCGTGCAGTACCAATCCGATGAGGAGCTGGCGACGCTGGCAGGCGATATTGCCAGCACGATTTTCCATCCGGTTGGCACGGTGAAGATGGGCCGCGCAGACGATGACAGCGCCGTTCTAGACCCGCATTTGCGGTTGAAGAATGTTGCGGGGCTGCGGGTTGTGGATGCTTCGGTGATGCCGAATATCACCAGCGGCAACACCAATTCCCCCACAATCATGATCGCGGAAAAAGCCGCCGCTTGGATCTTGGCGGGCCGCTGACGCCCATTCAGTCGCTTTTTAAAGGCAAAACGGACGATCCAAAGACGTGCAGGTCTTAATTCGTGTACGGTCACCGGAAGGCGATGTTTCAGCCCCCCACATGGGGCCTGAAAATAATCCGCATGTTTTTGATCCAATCCCATGGGGCAGGCGTATCAGTTACACCTAACCCTCCGGAGTTCCGATGCCCTTTGACGCCCGCCCGATCGCCCCTCAACGTATTGCAATCATTGGCGGAGGTATCTCTGGTCTTGCGTCGGCTTACTTGCTTGCGCGCCATCACGCGGTCACGATTTTTGAGGCCGCGCCTCGGTTGGGCGGCCACGCCCGTACGGTGATGGCGGGGCGCAATGGGGATCAGCCCGTGGATACGGGCTTTATCGTGTTCAACTACGCCAATTACCCGCATCTGACGCGGATGTTTCAAGACCTCGACGTTCCGGTGAAAAAAAGCGACATGAGCTTTGGGGCCTCGGTCGATGGCGGAAAAGTTGAATACGGCCTGCGCGATCTTGGGGCCTTGGCGGCGCAGCGGCGCAACCTGCTGCGGCCCGGTTTCCTGCGCATGGTCCGCGATATCTTGCGCTTCAACGACAAGGCCGAGCGTTACGCCACCGACGACAGCGCCACCATCGGAGAGCTGATGGACGACCTGAGCTTGGGCGATTGGTTCCAGCGGTATTACCTGATGCCCCTGTGCGGCGCGATCTGGTCCACCCCGCCGTCCGAAATCCGCGCCTTTCCCGCCCGTGCTTTGGTGCAGTTCTTCCGCAATCACGCGCTGCTGAGCGCGTCGGGCACGCATCAATGGTGGACGGTGGATGGCGGCAGCATTGAATACGTCCGCCGTCTGGAGCAGCACCTTCGCGCCCATAGCGTCACGATCCGCACGGGTACGCCGGTGCAGCAAGTGGTGCGTGCCGCGGGGGGCGTATCCGTTGTGACGGGGCAGGGGGAGCCTGAGCCCTTCGATCAGGTGATCTTCGCCTGCCATTCCGACCAGGCCTTGCGCCTGTTGCAGCAACCAACAGCGCAAGAACGCGCGGCGCTGTCGGCCATGCGCTTCCAGGACAACCAGATGATCTTGCACCGCGACACCAACCAGATGCCTCAGCGCCGCGCGGTGTGGTCCAGTTGGGTGTATAAGGCTGACACCACGCGACCAGAGCCCGCCATCGGCGTCACCTATTGGATGAACCGCTTGCAAGGAATCGGAGAGGCGGACCCGCTTTTCGTGTCGCTCAACCCCTCAACCGAGGTGCCGCAGCATTTGATTTACGATCAGACAACCTTCCGCCACCCGGTCTTTGACGGGCCAGCCTTGGCCGCGCAGAAGCAGCTGACGGCGATGCAGGGGCAGAATAACACGTGGTTCGCAGGGGCTTACACGCGCCACGGTTTCCACGAGGACGGATTTGCCTCGGCGGTGCGGATCGCGCGGATGATGGACCGGCAGGTGGCCTGATGCATCGGCCGGAACATATCGCGGGCACCACGACCCATCGGCGCAAGGGCGCAATCAAGCACCACTTTAGCTATGGTGTTGATTTCGTGCTGATAGATCCCGAGGCCAGTGCGCCGGGTCCGGCCCTGTTCGGGCGCAATCGCTTCAACCTGATGGCGGTCCGGGATCGTGACCACGGCGGCCCGATGTCCCAAGGGCGCGGCCCGGTCTGGGCGCGGAAAGTGCTGGAGCGTCATGGGCTTCCCGGCGACGGCATTGACCTGCGCCTGCTCACGCAGCCAAGCTATCTTGGCTATGGGTTCAACCCCGTCAGCTTCTGGCTCGCACAGCGGGACGAGGCGCTGGTTGCGGTCATCGCCGAAGTCTCAACCCCTTTTGGCGACCGTCATTCCTACCTTTGCCATTCCCCCGAATTTGCCCCGATCACGGCGCAGACGCGGATCACGACGCAGAAATCGCTTCATGTCTCGCCCTTCCAGGAGGTGGCCGGAGATTATACATTCCACTTCGATATCCAACCCGATCGCATCGCGATCAACATCCTGCATCGCAACGGCGATCAGGGCATATCGGCCAGCCTGTATGGTCCCCGTGCACCCCTGACAAACCGGGTCATACTGGGGGCCAGCCTGCGCCGCCCCTTGGGCGCGATGCGCACCATGGCGTTGATCTACTGGCAGGCCCTGCGACTGAAATTGAAGGGGGCTGTGTATCGCCCCCGGCCAACGCCGCCAAAATCGGAGGTAACTTAATGTTATTCCTTACCAAACGCGTGAAGCACGACTTCCTGGAAAGCTGCGCCCGTATCCGCCAAGGCACCTTGCGCCTGCGCACGCCCGAAGGCGAGGTGCATGATTTCGGCGACGGCGGCACCGCGGCCGAGATCGAGATCCACGATTGGTCCGTTGTAACCTCACTTGCCGCGCGCGGTGATATCGGCCTGGGCGAAACTTATGTGGCGGGTCTGTGGGACACGCCATCTATTGCCGATCTGACCGAAGTGGCCGTGCGCAACATGGAGAAGCTTGAAGGCTACGCCTATCCCGGCTTCTGGAACAACCTGAAGTTTCTGGCCGCCCACCGTCTGATGCGGGCCAATTCCGTGCGCGGGGCGGCGCGGAACATCCGCGCCCATTACGATGTGGGCAACGAGTTTTATCAGCTGTGGCTGGACGAGACGATGACCTATTCATCGGCGCTCTTTGCGCCCGGTGATGATGATCTCGGCCGGGCGCAGAACCGCAAATACGACCGGATTTTGCGGCATTTAGGCAGTGGAGAGCGGGTGTTGGAGATCGGCTGCGGGTGGGGCGGTTTTGCCGAACGCGCCGCCGAGCATGGGCGCGATGTGACGGGGCTTACGATCTCTCCCAGCCAAAAAGGCTACGCCGATGCGCGTCTTGATGGACGCGCCGAAATCCGCCTTCAGGATTACCGGAAATGCGACGGGAAGTTCGACAACATCGTTTCAATCGAGATGATCGAGGCGGTGGGCGAAACCTATTGGCCCACGTATTTCGCGACCCTGAAAGACCGGCTGGCAGACCGGGGGCACGCGGTCATTCAGGCGATTACGGTGCCGGACAATTACTTCAAGACCTACCGCAAAAGCTCGGATTACATCCGCCACTACACCTTCCCCGGCGGCATGTTGCTCTCGGACGCGGTCATCGCAGATCAGGCAAAGCGGGCAGGGCTGGTGGTGAAGGACAGCCACGCCTTTGGGGCTGACTATGCCCGCACCCTGTCGATATGGAGCGACCGTTTGGACGCACAGGCTGACCGCATCCGGCGCTTGGGTTACTCCGACAGCTTCCTGCGCAACTGGCGCTACTATCTGGGCATTTGCGCGGGCTCGTTCTCTGCGGATCACACCAATGTTGTGCAAGTGGAACTGGCCCATGCCTAATCGCGAGACCATCTGGATCATCGGCGCCAGTGACGGTATCGGTGCGGCCCTTGCCCGGGCTTGGGCTGACAAAGGCGCGCGGTTGATCCTGTCGGCCCGCTCCGAGGGGGCGTTGCAAGATCTCGCCGAAAGCCTTGGCCCCGATCACGTGGCGCTGCCCCTGGACGTGG
This window harbors:
- a CDS encoding DUF1365 domain-containing protein, whose translation is MHRPEHIAGTTTHRRKGAIKHHFSYGVDFVLIDPEASAPGPALFGRNRFNLMAVRDRDHGGPMSQGRGPVWARKVLERHGLPGDGIDLRLLTQPSYLGYGFNPVSFWLAQRDEALVAVIAEVSTPFGDRHSYLCHSPEFAPITAQTRITTQKSLHVSPFQEVAGDYTFHFDIQPDRIAINILHRNGDQGISASLYGPRAPLTNRVILGASLRRPLGAMRTMALIYWQALRLKLKGAVYRPRPTPPKSEVT
- a CDS encoding cyclopropane-fatty-acyl-phospholipid synthase family protein translates to MLFLTKRVKHDFLESCARIRQGTLRLRTPEGEVHDFGDGGTAAEIEIHDWSVVTSLAARGDIGLGETYVAGLWDTPSIADLTEVAVRNMEKLEGYAYPGFWNNLKFLAAHRLMRANSVRGAARNIRAHYDVGNEFYQLWLDETMTYSSALFAPGDDDLGRAQNRKYDRILRHLGSGERVLEIGCGWGGFAERAAEHGRDVTGLTISPSQKGYADARLDGRAEIRLQDYRKCDGKFDNIVSIEMIEAVGETYWPTYFATLKDRLADRGHAVIQAITVPDNYFKTYRKSSDYIRHYTFPGGMLLSDAVIADQAKRAGLVVKDSHAFGADYARTLSIWSDRLDAQADRIRRLGYSDSFLRNWRYYLGICAGSFSADHTNVVQVELAHA